In Macrobrachium nipponense isolate FS-2020 chromosome 13, ASM1510439v2, whole genome shotgun sequence, the DNA window agaagaaatatgtgttttgaaagtagcaacatataataatatgattgtatatatatatatatatatatatatatatatatatatatatatatatatatatatatatatatatatcgtgtgctTACACCATCTCTGATTGGTTACACTTTTACCGTGTTAGCATTTCTGTCACCTAAGGCAACTACATCCAGTATAAAAAAAGTCCATAATGTTAAATAATGTTTGATTTGCAGCGTTATGAATGTATTGAGTTATAGAATACATAATACAGGAagctttgtatcatatttcaatTGGTTGAATCCGTAATCTAAGCGGATAATCACATTAAGAACAAAATACCACAAAACTCGGTCGAGGCAAGGCAAAGGACACACACAAAAGGGCCCTAAaccagttgacaatttctctcCTAAAATCTACTTGGTTGTAGCCCAGTCATAAAGTccactttgttttgttttagttgtaGCCAGAAACCAACGCAAGTGTTTTTAACAAACAAGCAAACCAAATCAACGACTACTTTCTTCCAGGAAGGATACCCTTATCaatattcattctttcttttatttttatatgcaaaaattaatttcatgatgTCTGCAAAAATAAATCACACTAATGCAGATGTTTTATAAGTATGTACCTTACGCCTATGTAATATTTCCTTGATAGTGATTTCCCCTTCATCATACAGGCATGAGCTACTTAATGGTATCAAAGAACCcaaagtttttttcttatatcaaaattagaatcataatatttagattttacaTCTGATCTGCAAACAGAGTTGTTGCTGGATTCGCTATGAGTATAAAGTCCCAATTACTTAATTCTGTGGTGCTATTTTTATCTCATGATAACCCTATCATTTTTGTAATCGGCTTCAAAGGCTTTAAAAATTTAACAATACCTATAAAAGCATTTTGGCCAGTACGATAGTTACTTAGTTCCTTAAACCGATAACTTTGACGGTGCTAAGCTGTAAAAATTCTGCTTCCTCTGCAACAATCTGTAGACTCAGGTATCTTCCCTTTACACCCTGGGCAAAGGTATACATGAGGAATCCGTCTTCCTTCCTGTAGGGTCCTCTGTAGAAGTACAGAAGATCAGAAGAGGAGAAGTCGCCATTCATCTCCAAGTTGTTTCCCAGGCGAATCTGGAGGAGACAAACGCCTTTTACTTTTGAAGGCCACCATCAAAGCATTCTGACACTCAAAAGTGATCTTACATTGATATTTTTTTGACGCACCTTGTGATAAATAGAATGTCCTTGACATTTATTAAAGTTCTGTTATAAAATGCACAATCAGTCCATAagatttgataataatatattttctgccACTTTTACATTgctagatatatatgtgtaaattatGTGAGCCAAGTACAAAGTATCATCTTAGGATGATAATGTAGCAAAAGAATCTGCCGACCAcgccagccttttttttttgctgtaatgtCAACCTACCTGTCTctctttattattaaattattattttttattattattattattattattattattattattattattattattattattattattattattatcagaagatgaaccttattcatatggaacaagcccacaggggccattaacttgagattcaagtttccaaagaatatggtgttgagAGGAAGCAAAGAGGTAGGAGATacctcttaataaaaaaaaagcaaagaagaagaaggaaaaaaaaaaaaaaaggttgatatTAGCCAGCATGCTTACCTCGAGGTTCATGTAACCTTTCTGAACAGCAATCTTGGCGAGTCAGAATCATGATATGGTAAATGACTCGTTCTGATCCCAAATCGATCACCCACCAGGGACGCTTTTCGTGTGTGGAATGGAAATACGAGTTGTCATTGCCATCGATCGCCTTCTGCGGACGTTCTTCTCTGTGAAATAAACAAGATTTAACGAAAGGTTCGAGTACCGACTACCATTCTAAGACATTTTCCTTCTTTTGCGTTTAGTCTGTGCTCATGTTTTCACTGAAGTAGGGAAGTGAATAGAGCCAGTGGCAGAACCCTGGTGGTGCAGGGGGTGCAAATGCATCAGGGCCTACTGTGATTGGGGGCCCATCTGGCCGCATCATGTCTAAGTAGATTGATTTGGTAAtacatttgtaaatatgtttaggtaacatagaaataatgaaaatataaattataatgataatcatagTAGTAGTAGAGTTTATTCTTATCTATACTATAGTATCGTCGTTAAATGGcatttaattttgcttttcatgatAGAGGCCCACTCAAATAATCTGCACTCAGCCCCATAATGACCTAGTTCCGCCACTGAATAGAACTACACCATTTCAATAACTGTATTCCCTCCTGGCTTTTTTCAGGTCAAAACTAAAGAAGGCATCAAAATAGCAACTAGACCTTAGATATAAATATGCTGAGAATGAGGATATTCTTGTTTTTCAGGAATAGTTTATACAGCATCAGTTCTGTAATCTGTTTAGGCTTGTTGTATTTTATATCTTCGCGTATTAAGGACCCAGTTTTTTGTGGTCTTCAAAGCGACGAAATGACAGTAAATTAAAGGCTGTTAATAAAGAAGTGCTTCAACTCTCATGAATATTCATAAAGGCTTTTCGGCAAGCGATAGATAACCAGGTCGAATTTTATCGGAGTTTGCCTGAGTTCCCACTATTCACTTCGCCCTCTTTTCCTCTAGTCATCTTTCGGGAATTCTTTGGCAGAGTTTCCGTAACCTAACACTTAAGTGAGTAATTATCCTCACCTGGTCTTTCAGACTACAGAGAACTAAGACAAGCATAAACATACGTGGTGCTTTACTCTCATTAAAAACAGTTCTTGACATCCATTTTCAATAGCAATCAGCGGATGCAAATTATTTTCCACGGCTGAATAAACGATTTTCATTTCACgaagatttttgtcttttttgtcttttgcaAAGCTTACTTAAAATTCTGATTAAATTCCTTGATTTGGAGTTCTTTGAATGTCATTTAAATGTGTTTTGTGTGATTTTAGTGTACATGATACGTTCTTATTTCTGTTTCATGAAATGCTGCTTTCGTTATCTACCAAGACCAAAGTtgcattatatatactagcaaacttacccatctatgatgggtgataaaatacgagtgcagaagtgaaaaatttataggtactatttgttcagcaatattaaaataagggcgatttttatacatacctactacagaacctctttgtacacaatattatcagtttgttcacaacttaatttcaagttggcagagtcagttgctctgctcatcgccacatacagttggccatacGTGAACATgtgtgacggcagaaacacaccaacacgatccaaagtctggcccttgacttgtttgcagtgaatgagaaggccaggttgatgggaaactgcctgcaccgtaactggaacggaaattggttgtccgaaggcatcagaggaatccgggggatgaacagatgtttgccggtgtgaggtcccattgctatcactgcttcgatgacgtgggagtatagctccataacggtgtacctcttTCCGTTGCAATGTctattggcaggatcgaaattccgaagcaacattaccgggcagtacttcttcaacgttattttgtgcactggcagtcccgatggatttaagttattcaaaaaatcttgcggatattgatgataattttcatcttctattgtgtccgagccaaatattcgcgactttctccagggaagttgtacagtAATTATGTATGAacattcgtaaagtaactaagtctacgggaataaccagcctcgtttcacggccagaaacagctccgtttcagggaatcccttctcattcCCACCCCCTAtgaaggagggggttaggttggatgaaaccccgtTACAAACCATATTAggagtccccaccataaccctgccaaatttcatgcccatctgaccagccgtttggccgtgattgaatgacagacagacagacagacattacgcccattatagtatgatacgAACAATGAGGAGAAATTTCATCCTCCTCTTTTATTTCCAACGCTCCATTGAGAGAGAAACAACACCAGTTTTTCCGACAATTATTCATACAATCACATGAAGACAAAACAGGTAAATGTACGGTTGGAATTACTTACTCAGCAACGCTGCTGCCAAATGTGTTTTTACCAGGAGCCATGTCATGAAGCATTTCTGGACTTGGCATACCGAAGTTCGCTGGGAGGTTGCCATAAGGGATCTGACTTGCTGATCCTCGCCCCAAGCACCCACATCCTAATAGAAAAACTAAGAGGATAATTTGCACAATATTCAATTTATCATTATAGAGTGGCAATTTTTCTTACTCCATCTATTATATCCTGTTTAGTTTTTGCTATCCATATTTCTGAAAGAAAAGTGGAAAATCCTTCAATTAGAGGACTGATTTCTTACATTAATACCATACTGACATTTTTCATAATCTAAGGACAGCAAAACCTTGGACTGATGACATTGTATCTTCTGAGGTAATCTTTCTTCAAGAAAGTCATCGAAACAGCTATTATTTctataaaagttattaaaagatTCTAGGTTTCATCCACAGAACGTAACCGGAAATACTTCTTACAAATTATTTCTCAGCACTTCTACCGTCATTCAAGTTTTGTTATGCCATCACAAGGGAAGGTTGCATCTGGGGTTTCCAAATATTCTTTTATGGCTTAGATGCTTTGATCCTAAAGTTGACCTCACTGGATCATCTGAGAACAGGGAACAGGAAGACGGCAGACAGTGCCCCTGTTAGGAGAAGTCATGGGCATGAGACAGCAATTCAAAGCCATAGTTGGTAAGTTAAGCAATTGCCAAATGCACTGCGAGGTAGCATAATGGTGCTGACCTAAGCAACAGCACTACAGTGGCACGAGAGTCCTCTGTGGCTCTTCTTGTTTGCTTGATTCGACTGCCACAGTTTTAATGATACCACTCCAGTCTCGTCTCCAGTGATGATCTGACCCCTTTCCCAGCAATCTATCTGGATCACACTCAGAATCCTAATTGAAGGAGGCCTTCACTTTGACAAATGATACCATATACTTCAGCTGTAGAGTCAATTAACTCATGCTCAAAGCACTGAACAGGTCTCATTCTGGGTTACAAGTTCCCCTTTAGAAACTGTCTGTATCAATATAGAAATGTTTTGGAAGTTACCGGTCAGCTTCAGTTCTGACACCAGCATCTATGGTACAGTTATGCTCAGAactgcataggatttcgttcaaaattcagtaactggcaacctaacatgctccataACTATCAATCATTTACTGCAAAcacacgattattgcatacaataaggccatatgTTTCATGGGTAAAATCTGTAATATATTTCACAACTGAAAGAAAatatcacgtgtagccaaatttcaggaaaacagttacgaaacattttcaaaactcatTCCCTCATCAGTGatgaatttgacaaaaaaaaaaaaaaaaaaaaaaaataaaaaaaaaaaaaaaaaaaaaaaaaaaaatcatcaaaccaCAGTTGAAatgttaaattaaaaacaaaattgttaaaACATTGACATGGTTTCCAATGCAACCATAAACTTTTGAagagtcctatttgattgtttttacgcatcaacactgaaatatataaataaataaaaaagtacaatGCATCCACGTTTGTCAACGGGTGAGCGGAGCGTGTGTGACCCAACCATTAAGCAAGAATACATCGGTGTGGCGTGGAtaactagcaaatattcgcctatgcgaTTATCCTATTGCTAAGGCCAAGATAtttttcctaggcctaggtgtgttagatttctttacttactataaatacattacacttagcattcacatctctatacttacaatttctggccagaaagcatatgaagttatctacacattcttgcacctcatgttaccttatgaataaacaaattatacatcaaaagcgagcagaagaacttttaagaaaataatattttaagccagttaaaaaacaagtgttcctTTGGCCTTGACATTAATGCTaatagatatttcgattaatagcacctt includes these proteins:
- the LOC135225213 gene encoding uncharacterized protein LOC135225213, whose protein sequence is MTSSTNLGIVAGILVVLAVAVEPQGFVDILAHQQSELLSHVKGNEVILNSIKDGCLMNEQLALLNSRLEAGCGCLGRGSASQIPYGNLPANFGMPSPEMLHDMAPGKNTFGSSVAEEERPQKAIDGNDNSYFHSTHEKRPWWVIDLGSERVIYHIMILTRQDCCSERLHDLQIRLGNNLEMNGDFSSSDLLYFYRGPYRKEDGFLMYTFAQGVKGRYLSLQIVAEEAEFLQLSTVKVIGLRN